The nucleotide sequence TTTTTGCTGTTTTCGCTTTCGGGGTTCCCGCTTCTTCGAAACCAGCATCCGTTGCGGGATCTACATTAGCCATATCGGCATCCGGATCGGCTTTGGGAGCCGGAGGTTTCCCCGTGGTAATTCGGACTTTATGCTTCCCGGGAATGGCGCCCATCGCATTACCTCGATGGGCAAGTTCATACTTACCATCAGCATCAGTCTGATCAGTGGAAGGATTTCCATTCTCAGGTATAAAGACCACTATTGCGTTGGCCAGTGGCTTGCCATCCATCGTGACGACGCCGGTGACTTTTTCGAGCTTGACTTCCGTTCCACTTCCTGAGCATCCAAAACAAAAAACAGTTATTAACATCAGTGAAGGCAGCAGTGATAATTGGTCTTTAC is from Gimesia maris and encodes:
- a CDS encoding carboxypeptidase-like regulatory domain-containing protein; amino-acid sequence: MRCKDQLSLLPSLMLITVFCFGCSGSGTEVKLEKVTGVVTMDGKPLANAIVVFIPENGNPSTDQTDADGKYELAHRGNAMGAIPGKHKVRITTGKPPAPKADPDADMANVDPATDAGFEEAGTPKAKTAKKEPIPAKYNANTTLTAEVKAGENNIDFKLESK